Proteins encoded in a region of the Trichosurus vulpecula isolate mTriVul1 chromosome 9, mTriVul1.pri, whole genome shotgun sequence genome:
- the LOC118831924 gene encoding 60S ribosomal protein L37-like, translating into MTKGTSSFGKRRNKMHTLCHRCGSKAYHLQKSTCSKCGYPAKCKRKYNWSAKAKQRNTTGTGRMRHLKIVYHRFRNGFHEGTTPKPKRAAVAASSSS; encoded by the coding sequence ATGACGAAGGGGACGTCTTCGTTTGGTAAGCGCCGGAATAAGATGCACACTTTGTGCCATCGTTGTGGTTCTAAGGCATACCATCTTCAGAAGTCAACATGTAGCAAATGTGGATATCCTGCTAAATGCAAGAGAAAGTATAATTGGAGTGCAAAAGCTAAGCAACGCAACACCACTGGTACTGGTCGGATGAGGCACCTAAAAATTGTCTATCACCGATTCAGGAATGGATTCCATGAAGGAACAACACCCAAACCCAAGAGAGCAGCTGTTGCAGCATCTAGTTCATCTTAA